The Atlantibacter hermannii genomic interval GTTGGCATAGTATTCTTCGTCCAGTGCGTGGGGGCTGGTGCGGATAAACACCGAAACATGACGGCAAAACTGATGCTCAGCTCGCAGTTTTTCAGCCGCGCGCTCTGCGTAAGAGCAGATGGCCTGGCGCATATCCTCATACGCCGTAACCCGATAGCCAAATGAGCGGCTACAGATAATTTGCTGTTTAGGCGGCACAAATTCTTCCATTCCCAGGCAGGATTCACCGCGCAGTTCGCGGACGGTGCGCTCCAGCACCACGCTGAAATGTTTGCGGATCAGCCAGGCGGGGCATTCGGCTAAATCCCTGGCGGTGGTGATCTCCATTGCGCGCAACTGCTTGCTTAAGCGTCGCCCCACGCCCCACACCTCTTCCACCGGAATATGCGCAAGCGCGTTGTGCTGCCGTTCCGGGTTAGACAGGTCCAGAACGCCGCCGGTACTTTTCCAGCGTTTTGCGCCGTAGTTCGCCAGCTTCGCCAGGGTTTTGGTGCGCCCTATCCCCACGCCCACGTGCAAATGGGCTTCACGCCGGATCCGATCCTGCACCTGTTGCCCAAACGACTCCAGCGACTGATAACTGGCGATGCCTCGCACATCCAGAAATGCCTCGTCAATGGAGTACACTTCTGTGGCGGGCGCCATCTCTTCCAGAATGGTCATGACCCGGTGGCTCATATCGGCATACAGCGCGTAATTGGAGCTGAATACCGCCACGTTATAACGCTCAAACAGCGCTTTCTGTTGAAAGTACGGGGCGGCCATGGATACGCCGACCTTCTTCGCCAGCGCGTTGCGGGCAATCACACAGCCGTCGTTGTTACTTAGTACCACCACCGGACGATCCCACAGGTCCGGGCGGAATACTGTCTCACAGGACGCGTAAAAGCTGTTTACATCAACTAAGGCAAACATAATCAGCGGCACGTAAAAATGTTAACGCCGTAATGCGGCGACTCTGCAACGGGTTGTTTTGCGCACAGGGAATCAATTGCATGATGAATAAACATATTAACTGTATATATATACAGTATCGGTTATTTTGCGCATCGCTCAAGAGGATGAAAAAGGAAATATTTTAAGTAATTGATAGTATTTAAAATTTAATTAACACCAGCATAAAGCGTTTGTCAGGAAGATCTCCCGTCGCCCGCATCCGTTGCTGCAACCCATTTATCCTGAAGATATTTCCGATGATTTTTTGTACTAAAAAGCGCACAGTAATAAGCAGGCGTTTCGCCTTGCTGTTTATTTAGCGGAGTTTTATTGATGCAAGAAAGACCGATAATCATCCTTCAGGTCGGTACGCCGCCTGATGAAATGCTCGCGGTACATAATGATGTCCCGGTGTGGTTTTGCCATGCCTTACAGGTGCCCGCAGACGCGGTTGAGGTGATCCGGGTGTTTGAAGGCGAAGCGTTGCCGCAGCCCGATCCCCGGCGGATGGCGATCATTACCGGCTCCTGGGCCATGGTGACGGAGCGTTTGCCCTGGAGCGAAGCCATGGCGGAGTGGATACGCGCGGCAATGGCCGTGCATATGCCGCTGTTTGGCGTGTGCTACGGGCACCAGTTAATGGCCTACGCCCTCGGTGGTCGCGTTGATTATCACCCGGCAGGCCGCGAAGCGGGCAACCAGCAAATCACCCTGCGGCCTGAAGCCAAAGCGGACCCGTTGCTGAGCACGTTTCCCGATACCTTCACCGCGCACTTAACCCACATGCAGACCATCGTGGAGCTGCCGCCCGGCGCGTCGGCGCTGGCTTACTCCAGCCACGATCCGCACCAGATTGTGCGCTACGGGCCCAACGCCATGTCCGTACAGTTTCATCCCGAATTTACCCCTGGCATCTCGACGGCGCTGATGCAATTTCGTGCCGATATTCTGCGCAGCGAAGGGCGCGATCTGGAGGCGATGCTCAGCGAGGTACGCGACGCGCCGGAAGCCAGAAACGTCCTGCGGTTTTTTATCCAGCAGGCATGCGGCCATCCCAGCCAGACTATTTTTGAAGAGCCGAGCGTGCTGCATTACTGAACCGGAAGGCGAATCCCAACACGCGGCCAGGGCTGCGCGTTGGGGCATCCCGACGCGTTAACTCTTCTTGCGTTTCAGTACCCAGCTCACCACGCCGAAAATCTGTAACTGTGAATCATCGGTAAAAGTAATGGGCCGGTATGCGGGATTGGTCGGCACCAGTTGCGGAACCGGTCGCAGACGCAGCAGTTTTACGGTGAAATCGCCATCCACGGCGGCAACCACCACATCCCCGTCCTGGGGCGTTAGCGCGCTGTCCACCACCAGTAAATCGCCATCGGATATGCCTTCCCCAATCATTGAATCCCCGGCCGCTTTCAGCAAATACGTGGCGCTCGGGTGCTGAATGCATAACGAGGTAATATCAATGCGGTTTCGACATAATCCTGTGCCGGAGAGGGAAAGCCGCACGGCACATACTCCATAAAGAGCGGTAAAAATTCAGGGCGAGTCGCTTCGCTTAAAGGGATTAATCTGTTCATTTTTTGTTAGACCCAACATCACTGTGTTTATATACAGTAGTATTGTTTTTGCGTCTCCGACAACGGCATTTTTACCGTTTCGTCGCAGTCCACTGAAAATGAAGCGATTTTTATTTTTTAACCAACAAAAAACGTGACAGCGTGACAAAAAAACCGCCTGCGGTGGCAGACGGTTTTAGCGGCGTGGTATCGGGCAACTGAGCGGAGATAATAACGGCAGACCTTCAGCCTTCCGTCACGCGGCAGGCGCGCTACCGGGCCGCTGCTGCTTTAAGCGGGAAGTTTGTCCTGCAGAACAGCGTCAATCACGTCCAGCGCGCCGCTGTGATTCAGCGAGGCGGTCGCGTATTTAGCGATTTTTTTCACTTCCGGCGCGGCGTTGTCCATGGCAAAGGAGTAGCCCGCCAGTTGCAGCATTTCAATATCATTGCCGCTGTCGCCAACCGCCACGCATTCGCCAGGCTCGATATGCCAGCGCGTCATCAGGCGCTGCAAGCCGCTGGCCTTGTGCGAGCCAGGGATAATTAAATCCACAAAGCCAAAGCCGCTGGTCACCGGTTTAACGATGCCGTCCAGCGAATGATGCAGGCTCTCTACCAGCGCCGGGATCGTCTCGTCGGGCAGATTGAGTGAGAATTTGAAGATCACATCA includes:
- the umuC gene encoding DNA polymerase V subunit UmuC, with translation MFALVDVNSFYASCETVFRPDLWDRPVVVLSNNDGCVIARNALAKKVGVSMAAPYFQQKALFERYNVAVFSSNYALYADMSHRVMTILEEMAPATEVYSIDEAFLDVRGIASYQSLESFGQQVQDRIRREAHLHVGVGIGRTKTLAKLANYGAKRWKSTGGVLDLSNPERQHNALAHIPVEEVWGVGRRLSKQLRAMEITTARDLAECPAWLIRKHFSVVLERTVRELRGESCLGMEEFVPPKQQIICSRSFGYRVTAYEDMRQAICSYAERAAEKLRAEHQFCRHVSVFIRTSPHALDEEYYANQALSVLPTPTNDTRDIIKMAVSALDRIWRNDCRYLKAGVMLSDFYSLGVAQLNLFDEYTPWGNSEALMSVIDTLHKEGKGKLWFAGQGIQKSWAMKREMLSPAYTTRFSDLRVVR
- the guaA_2 gene encoding GMP synthase [glutamine-hydrolyzing], with translation MQERPIIILQVGTPPDEMLAVHNDVPVWFCHALQVPADAVEVIRVFEGEALPQPDPRRMAIITGSWAMVTERLPWSEAMAEWIRAAMAVHMPLFGVCYGHQLMAYALGGRVDYHPAGREAGNQQITLRPEAKADPLLSTFPDTFTAHLTHMQTIVELPPGASALAYSSHDPHQIVRYGPNAMSVQFHPEFTPGISTALMQFRADILRSEGRDLEAMLSEVRDAPEARNVLRFFIQQACGHPSQTIFEEPSVLHY
- the umuD gene encoding DNA polymerase V subunit UmuD → MRLSLSGTGLCRNRIDITSLCIQHPSATYLLKAAGDSMIGEGISDGDLLVVDSALTPQDGDVVVAAVDGDFTVKLLRLRPVPQLVPTNPAYRPITFTDDSQLQIFGVVSWVLKRKKS